In Zingiber officinale cultivar Zhangliang chromosome 1A, Zo_v1.1, whole genome shotgun sequence, a genomic segment contains:
- the LOC122038429 gene encoding monocopper oxidase-like protein SKU5: MAWAWTLLAVWVSAVASPCFAGDPYAYFDWDVSFITAAPLGVKQQVIGINGQFPGPIVNVSTNWNVVVNILNDLDEPLLITWNGIQHRKNSWQDGVLGTNCPIPSGWNWTYEFQVKDQIGSYFYFPSTGFQRAAGGYGGITVNNRDVIAVPFDKPDGDITLFLGDWYNRDYKDLRKALENGKELGMPDGVLMNGKGPYRYNRTLVPAGIAYETIHVHPGKRYRFRVHNVGISTSLNFRIQNHNLQLVETEGSYASQQNYTNLDVHVGQSYSFLVTMDQNASSDYYIVASARFVNQSHWARVTGVAILHYSNSKGKASGPLPDPPNDVYDKTYSMNQARSIRWNLSAGAARPNPQGSFRYGSINVSQVYVLQNKPPVVINGKHRTTLNGISFSPPETPLRLADEYKLKGIYTLDFPTRPLKGAPKVGRSVINGTFRGFMEIIFQNNHTKVQTFHMDGYSFFVVGMDYGEWTEESRGTYNKGDGVARCSTQVFPGAWTAILVSLDNVGIWNLRAQNLDTWYLGQEVYIRVVNPEDTNKTELPRPDNALYCGRLQKFQNEQTPHHRMTSYATVSCRAFELVMFMMMMLLVSVATLP; the protein is encoded by the exons ATGGCGTGGGCATGGACGTTGCTGGCGGTGTGGGTGTCGGCAGTGGCCTCTCCCTGCTTCGCCGGAGATCCCTACGCTTACTTCGACTGGGATGTCTCCTTCATCACTGCCGCTCCTCTCGGGGTCAAGCAGCAG GTGATTGGGATCAACGGTCAATTCCCCGGCCCCATTGTCAATGTCTCCACGAATTGGAATGTAGTCGTTAATATTCTGAATGATCTGGATGAGCCCCTGCTGATTACATG GAATGGCATCCAGCATCGGAAGAATTCATGGCAAGATGGAGTGCTGGGCACCAACTGCCCCATTCCGTCTGGATGGAATTGGACTTATGAGTTCCAGGTGAAGGACCAGATCGGTAGCTACTTCTACTTCCCGTCCACTGGCTTCCAGAGAGCAGCCGGCGGCTACGGGGGAATCACCGTCAACAACCGCGACGTGATCGCGGTGCCATTCGATAAGCCAGACGGGGACATCACCCTGTTCCTTGGAGATTGGTACAACAGGGACTACAAA GATCtcaggaaggcgcttgagaatgggAAGGAACTCGGAATGCCGGACGGCGTGCTGATGAACGGCAAGGGACCATATCGGTACAATAGGACTCTCGTTCCTGCTGGGATTGCCTACGAAACGATTCATGTTCATCCAG GCAAAAGGTACCGTTTTCGAGTGCACAATGTTGGCATCTCGACCAGCTTAAATTTCAGAATCCAAAACCACAACTTGCAACTAGTGGAGACAGAGGGCTCATACGCTTCTCAGCAAAACTATACCAACTTAGATGTACATGTAGGGCAGTCCTACTCTTTCTTGGTCACAATGGATCAGAATGCAAGCAGCGACTATTACATTGTGGCAAGTGCAAGATTCGTGAACCAGTCGCATTGGGCTAGAGTCACTGGTGTCGCCATCCTCCACTACTCCAACTCCAAAGGCAAAGCGTCTGGTCCTCTACCTGATCCCCCAAATGATGTATATGACAAGACTTACTCAATGAATCAAGCAAGATCCATCAG GTGGAATCTGAGTGCTGGTGCTGCACGTCCAAATCCTCAAGGATCTTTCAGATATGGTTCGATCAATGTGTCTCAGGTTTATGTGTTGCAGAATAAACCACCCGTAGTCATCAATGGAAAACATAGAACTACACTCAATGGAATCTCATTTTCTCCCCCTGAGACACCATTAAGGCTTGCCGATGAGTATAAGCTTAAGGGTATTTACACACTTGATTTTCCCACAAGGCCTCTCAAAGGAGCACCTAAAGTTGGAAGGTCTGTAATCAATGGAACTTTTCGAGGGTTCATGGAGATCATATTTCAGAACAATCATACTAAAGTTCAAACCTTTCACATGGATGGATATTCATTCTTTGTTGTAGG GATGGACTATGGTGAGTGGACAGAGGAGAGTAGAGGGACATACAACAAAGGGGATGGAGTTGCCCGTTGCTCGACCCAG GTTTTCCCTGGAGCATGGACTGCAATCTTAGTTTCTCTAGACAACGTTGGAATCTGGAATTTGCGTGCTCAAAATCTAGATACCTGGTATCTTGGCCAGGAAGTGTACATCAGAGTGGTCAACCCAGAAGACACTAACAAAACCGAGTTACCCCGTCCAGACAATGCTCTCTACTGTGGTCGCCTCCAAAAGTTTCAAAA TGAGCAGACTCCTCACCACCGAATGACTTCATATGCTACAGTTTCTTGTCGGGCATTCGAGTTAGTCATGtttatgatgatgatgctcctggTTTCAGTTGCCACATTGCCATAA